In the genome of Phragmites australis chromosome 9, lpPhrAust1.1, whole genome shotgun sequence, the window CTCTTTCATTTTCCCTTTCGATCCCATCTACTGTTatatcatctggtatcagagactTTCTTGGTCCTGCGCTTGATAGCCCCCCTCTCTCACCCTTGTTCCATTTCGTCGCTCCTGTGCGCCTCTCACCATGAGCAACAATGGTGATAGCCTTAAATCCCTGGTGGCCAAGATCGACCAGTTGCTCCTGGCCATCACGACCAACACCTCTAAGATCAACCACGTCAAGATACAATACTCCACCCTTAATGTCGCCATCAATCATCTTCAGTCCAAGAATTTGGAACTTGGCACCGCCTCAGGCACTAAAGGGTAGCCCGATGGCAACGACGACATGAAGTTCCACACGAGCGTCCACATTGGCCCCGACTTGGCAAGAATTTGTCGACGCCATCAACCTTCCATTCGGGCAACCCATTCAGTGAATTGATGTAACTCTGGCGCTCTGGCACAATCGCCAAATATCAAGATCGATTCTTGACACTGCTGGCCCGGTGCGACGGTGTCACGGAGGATCACGGTCCTACGCCTTCGCTCTGCCTGACCTTGGTAGGTTCCATGGCCCTAGCGCTTGGCAACATTCGTATTTGACCCAAGCGCTCTCACGCGTACGAACTGGGTATAAGGAACTTTCGAGGAGAGATGGGAATGCGAGTCACACCAGTGTGCAACAACGGTACCAGAACAACATACAGCCATGGATTGAATATGCATCAAGTGGCTAATAACAAGTGCCACCAACTCACCTAGGACCACTTGAATCAAGATGCACAAGCGGGGTAAAAATAAATagagtaaattttacaaaactataactatttatatcATTATAACACATAACTGTAACTTTTGAAgtctattttataaaactataaaacCCTTGGTAATAAGAAATTTTAACTTTTTTGACACATGTGTGGTTGACGTGTAAGATCAGATCAAGTGACAGTATTTCCCCCGTAATTTCAACAGAAAAAGGTAAACAAGGCATTGCTtggaaaataggattttttttcttgacttTTATGAGAACTGAACTGTTTCACACTATGCTCTTCTTCTGAACTAGGTGGTTTTTCCACACGAGTTGCAGTCACTAGCGAGAACCCATGTCTTACACTTGACCCTCGCACCTCTTTGTGGTGCTCAGCTGAACTCATGGACCTTTATAACACAGGAAACGCACTGATGGAATCTAAATGCAAGCTTAGACCAGAATCGAAGTGGATTTCGAGAAAATAGCAATACAAACCCACTTGGTCCGATGCACTAGAGTAAGAAGAGGCGTAATTACCACCCGTGACACAGAGATGTCACGTCAACACATGAAAATACTGCAGAGTAATTAGCAACACGGGAAAGGGAATTAACTAACCGAGCATCGTAAACCAAGATCCGCACCTTGCCAACCTGAATATCTTCTTTCGTATCATCATGCGTGTGACTTTCACTGAGAACAAGCACATTTGCAAAAATAATCAATGATCATGGAAGGAAACAAGTGTTTCAAAGTCTACATGCAAAATCTCCTCTGCATTCCTCTTGCAACTATGATGTAAAGCTTTGTTAAGAGCTGGCTGTGGAAACCATTTCATATTCACTCAATCTTTGTTAAGAACTGACTGTGGAAACCATTTCATATTCGCTCGTCTTCCTGTTCTTCGAACAAAGGAAGAAAGCACCTCCAAGCCGCTGCTGAAGGAACAGAAGCACTAACGATGTCCCATGCAAGGCTGAAGAGATCATCATGAAGGCTTGCATATGTAAGATGGTCTGAAGCTGGGCACAAAATGCTGGGTCCTGAACACATCGTACACATGAGGCAGTGCACGGATTAAGGTGCTTCCGATGTAAAACCCAGGGGAAAGGGCTCCAACTTTGGAATCTGCGAATACATTTAGGAGAACCTGAGGGAGCAAAAACCCATCAAGTATTAATCCATCGTAAGACACAAGGTCCTTCCAGAATGCATGTCCAACTGGAGTGATGTGGACAAGCCTTAGCATCCTTCGGCCATAGTTAAACCTCACGTGAACAACCCAAGTAATAATTCCCCCAATGAAGTACAATGGCAAGCATATCCAGAGCACTTTCCTCTCGGCAGCCCATGACAAAGCTTTGCTTGCATCCACAGACCATGCCAACTGAAGAAGCCGCAACTGCAGCAGAAAGGTTATCATGGTAATGATTCGCACCATAACTTCATTCACCTCAAGCCATCCACCGCCTGAAAGAGGAACAGTCTGTTTGTTGCTGTTCTTGAAGAGAGCCTCAAAGTTCAGCACAAGAGGGATCATGTAACCCAGAGCCAGAACAACAAGCATGGTGATCGACATGGCAGGAAGAGCTTCAGGGACCTTCTTGACATGAAACAGCTGCACAGAAATAAAGACACATGCTAGTGTCATAGAGGTCAAGGCCATGGTGCTTTCCAAGTCCATTCTCCATATTGATTCATCCACTTCGTCTATGTACATCCCATAGGAAGCAATGTCTAGTGTTTCAAAGAAAAGAGGATCAGTCCTCTTCCTCAAGCTTCTAATTGTGCCCCTCACATGCTGTGTTACTTTTGCATCCAAAGAAGAAAGCTGAGCAGTTACCAGAACTTCACAGTCCGACGAGACATTAGCTTCTCTACAAGCGATCATGCAAAGGGAGCCCGTCTTAGTATCATAAACACCCTCAGAAGAGATGTGTCGACGATGGAACGATTCTAGTGACCAATTCCCAACATAGTAAATGTCGTAGCTGACATTAGTCAGCCTCCGCTTCATCTCGGCTGTTGCATGATGAGAGAATGGATCAGGAACCACCAAAGAGTTACCATCAAACAACATTGACCCAATTGTGACAGGTGAGGCATGTCCAGAACCGCCGCCTTTCTGCACGGCCGCGGTCGCGGAACGGCCGGCGCCCGCCGGATACGGTGAGCGTGGCGGAGACGTGGAGGAGCGAGGCGTTTGTGGTGCGGAGGacagaggaggggaggagggagaaggagcgCGGGAGGGAGGAGGGCTCGGAGCCGAAGAggcaggcgccgccgccggagaagTAGCCGGTGGAGAGCTGGAGGATGGGGAGCCGGGCGTCGGTCgcgccgtcgccggcggtgAGGTCTGGCGCGGCGGGGAGGGTGGGGCAGCGGGTCGTGTAGGAGAAGGTGGACAAGGAGGtcgcgacggcagcggcggggaTCAGAAAcaggaggagggcgaggaggagCGGATAGTGGCTAGGGTTAGCGGGTGGTGGCGCCATTTGAGAGGCGGAGAGCGAGAGATCTCCTCTCCCCTGTCCCGTCTGGTTTTGGTGAAGGAGACGATGGAGGGGTAGAGggatcgggatcctctgcagttgctACTGGCAACTGCAGAGAGGCTACTGTAGTTACAGTAAAGTGCATTTAGGTCTGCTCTGAGCCGTTGATTTCAGAGTGGATGCATCAGATTCGTATGCTACAGTATCTCTACAATAGTGTGCTACAGTACCGAAACGACTTTACGTAGAACCAGAttactgttgctacagtatatatataattaactAATGCACAGCACTGTAGCATCAGACTCATTTTACTGTGTAAACAgtgatcctctgcattaatgatgTATTAATGCAGAGAATCCGGGTCCGAGGTAGAGGTCTCTACAATTCGACCCGTCGGGTCTCAGGCCTGTTTGTTTCACAGATTTGAGAATCTGCATTATGAATTATGATCGTAAAAGTTATTTTGAGGTAGTTTATATCATAATTTAAATTTATATTGCTACaatctattttcaaaatctattCATTTGTTTGTATAATTTGACTGTGAAGCACAATTCAGAATCCAAAATAAATAGACCCTCGATCCGTCCCTCCCTCCCTGTACTATCAAAATTTGATAGCCGTCATTTTACCTTCTTCCTTTGACAGAGTAGCTCTATTTTTCTTCCTTCCCGAGAAAACCTTTTGTCACCCTTTATGTGTTCATCCACACCTCTTACGCTCCACCGGTCTCCAGCATCGCTTCCACCGTCAGATCCACTAGTGTCACTCGCTGTCACGCTAATTTAGCTCCACTGGGCTATCTACGCTCACCCCCGCCCTAACCCAACAGTGTCCCTACAGTCTCACTACTCCACCCCGCACCTACCTCCTCCACCGGGCTAGCCTTCCTCCCCAAGAGCTCCCTCTAAACCCACCAATAAAGACTATTTGATACAACTTCTGTTGATAGATTCTGAAAAATTTCACATGAGCTATGCTGAACAGCATAATTCTACATACAGATTATCAGTAAACAGATTCTAAAAATAAACTgcacaattaaaaaaatagaatttgctTTTTAAAAGATTCTCTAGGAAACAGACCGTGCAAAAGCACAAGCTACACTAAATAAGACCGAGGAATCCTACCGGAAATCGAACGCCAACCATCAAACCTCGTCGGCTACTTCAATTCTACGTCCCCTAAATCGTTACGCACCTAAAGATTAGGAACCATGCATAGGAATGGAGCATTTTCATGGTTTCTACTACTTGAGATAATTTGCCTTTGCATAATTAGGAAAGCGTAAGCTACGTAAAACTACACATACGTTGCTTACCGTTAAACTATCAGAAAACTACATcttctaaataaattttaataataaaattgTAATTGATCCTTCAATCTGACAGAGCaggcccacatgtcagcctCATAGATAGCCCGTAATAGCAAGCACACGATGCAAGCATACACTGCTGACTGTGCACTATGCAGGTAGCCTGAGCCTGAGATCCCAAGAACGATTAAGGCAGGGGATAACCTGACAAATCTCATTAgataatataaatttatatgGAGACATCAATCACTTATAGACATAAGCAGCCGGACGAGGGCCCCGATGGTAAATACACTTATGGGCTATAgctatgtaaaaatattgtccctacatgcatgcatatctcACTTGTGTTTCACCGGAAGAGCTAGACAAGGATATTTACATAGACTACCTACAGAAAACGGTTAGATGCTCAGGCACAATTTCTTGCAGCCCCTCTATCGAACTGAAGATAGGGGTAGTAGCTCGAATAGCTTGAATGGCAAGATTATTACTCTCACATGCCGACTCTGCCTTACAGCCTCAATGTGGTGTCCGCTGTCGCTGTAGAAGACCCAGATCTCGCATTCTGGGTAAGGAATTCGTCACAATTTGCACCCTTCACGGTGAATGCCATCAGAAGTTCCTCGAATAGTCTCTTCAGTGACTGCTTAAAACTCACTGAGCAGCTCTTGTCACCCTCGTCGACATCCTGAACTCCATCTTTAGCAAGACATCCAACTTGGGCACCGTCCAGGTAGGCTCGGCAAGCGACAAGGATGTTGCGCCCATACTTGCGGAAATGGCCAGCAACAAAATCCTCAAAATTCTGCAGAAGGTACATCCACATTAAATTTGCAGGTATCAAGGTTCTATATGAAAGCATAGCCGGCtaaataaaaatggtttcaccACAAAAGTTACTACATATTTAATCGTATATCATGTGGAGTCCCATAATCCCATGGCAGTTGCCAACTTGTTATGGTTACGTTGGTTCCCTAAAGCTTCAGTATGATAACCGGAACAAGTACTCTTCCAATAGCTAGGATAAGCACAGAAGCATACCTTCGGTGTATTTCGAAGTGAATACAGCATCGTCCTGCAGGATAGCAGGAAAGTATCTTCATTATATGTCAGGGATTTTTTCTCCCCATGAGGTGTGTTAGCATGCATAGCATAACCAGGCTCATTGAAATAAGGTTTGGCATTCAAAACCAAAGCCTGAATGGAGACCAGGACCTGCAGCATGGTTGAATTGGATGGATTCCACTTCTCACATCCACTGCCAGACCAGGTGTTTAAGAGGCTAAGGCACACTTTCCCACAAGCATACAAGTTTGGATTAAGCCGCAACCCACCAGCACGGTAGTTCACCAGCTGTAAAGAATTAAATAACCACCACATGATCCTTCAAAGATGATTAAAGAAAGATGAAAAATCATTGATAGAGCTAAACTGCTAAAATAGGAAATCTTACTGGAGGTACACTTGGATACTGAGGGGGAAAGTAAATGTCAAAGAAGAAGAGTCCATCATGGTAAGGAGTGCCAGCTGGTCCCATAATGACAGCTCTAAGCAGGTCTATTCTATCCTCATATGCCCTCGCAAATATAGTATCTACTCAAAAAATATAATCATTAAAGACTCTTATATTTATAGTGCTTTCTACAAACAGTAATGATAAGTAAATATCACCAAGACAAAAAAacattcaaaatgatttcatctTATTTGTcaagatgataaaaaaaaactagcactgCATCAACGTTCATAAAATTAGAGTATAAGATGAAAGAGCTGCCTACCTGGCAAATCTTTCTCTAGGACTTTCCACTCATGCTGAATACGTTTCGCCCAGTCTTTTGATGGCTGTTTAAAGGATACCTTTAAGTATTGGACTACACTAAGACGACAAAGGATAGAGGGAAAGCTAAAAACTGGTACCTTTTTCACCACCTGGAGCTTTCTTGACTCTGGCTTTGAATAAAAATGATCACTGTAATCATCAACAGTATCGAACTGCTTAAATGCCTTGTATTTTTCATCAATTTTCTCATCCATGATCTTTGTGGGTTTGGTCTTATTTGCAATCTCAATAGAAGTCTTCTGCAGCCATGGTAAAGAAGGCTCCACACCAGGTGGAATATCCAAGTCATCAAACTTGGCAGACAAACTATAGTTATACTCACTTTCGATAAATGAAGCATCATAACCGTCGTCATCATACTCATCTTCATCATAAGCATAGTCGTCTTCAAATCCCTCATAAGGGTAGTCATCAGAATAGTTGTAAACTGGGCCATCTTGATATATGCTGTGGTCAAACAACCATGGATCTGTGGTTTTTAAAGTATATTTGCTTGGTCCAGCAATGTCATGAAACAAACTACTCTGGATTTGTTTCCATAGAAAAGAATCTGTCAGAGGTTGACATGGTAATATGGTATACAGGCAAGTAATATGAAAAAGGGAAAGAAATGTGGTAATTCACCTTGGCATGCTTTGGCCAATCCATCGGATACACAACAGCTTTCTTATTCTTGTCAACTGATGCTTTCTCACCAATAATCACAACCCCTTCAGGGTCATCATCAGCATCAATTTCAATCACTTCATGAGGAACAACCTATTGTTTCAGCAGGCACAAAAATTCAAACACATCAATGCATAGCACAATAGAGTTATATTACAGAAATGTGATATGTAAATAGTCAATCTTATAGTGGAAGTCCAATGTACTACCAATGCCTATACAGAAGATAATacatacaaaaaaaaattcagaagaaGATGCATCGATCAGAATAGTTTCCAGAATTTCAACTTTGGTTCCGCGATTAACACTCTTACTATACAATATAAATGTAGTATGCAAGGTGTTCAGAAACTGTATAGTTGCCATCCCCAAGATGCTTCAAAAAGAGCGATATATCAAAATAGTAGCATTTAGAAGAATTTTGTCATTCACCATGTACATTAATGGACAGAACATCAATGCAATGTGCAAACATAatgaaaatagtttttagtaTTTAAACAAAGAGGAGATAACATAAAGGGAAAAAATCCAGCAGCTCTTAACTATACATAAGATATGCACTTGACAATGCCGCTGTCATCAATGATCAATTTTTTCCTATAAAAACCTCACCATATGTCTATTACCAGACGTCTATTCATTAGCATACAACGTAAAGGCAGGCACAGCATGAAAATGAACACAAAAGGAGACTTCTGTATAAATCCAATCCCTATGTAGGGAATTGGATTCGGAGACTAAACGGTTTGGCAATGCAAAGCCTATGGAAAACTAAGGTTCCTctcacaaattttttttctctgacaAGTGAACAGAAACAAATGTGGAGAAATGGAAAAAAAGGAGAACTGGTAGGAGTAGCTTAATTTTGTGATGTGTGCACAATGCAAATCAACTCTATTTCtttaagtgaaaaaaaatttgatgCCACTTCAAAATAGCTTTTTCCATATGACAATACAAAATAAGTTTATTCAGAAGGGCAAGGATAACTTGAGCATCATTACTGTATGCTCATATTTGGAAAGTTGGGCAATTTTGCAGAAAGGAAGAAACTGAAAGGTGCTGCGTGATGAGTCAAAGAAGGTGAAGCAGGTGGCCTAGGATGTTTACAACAAGACATGGATGGACTTTGGTGCTGGGGAGAATTGTTGTGTGAAAAAGCAAATGGCGCTGGAGTGTTCTGTAGTTTTTGTTGTAGTGTTTCTTAACCTGGAGTCAGGTTTAGTTCAAAAACAGGAAATAGATGGTTTTGTTTAGTAGTTTCATATGTTCAGTCTGCAAACGGTGAGCGGCTGTAAGCGGTTGGCGGGTAGCCacatcttttgtttttgtttttttctgaaATGGTCGATACCTACTTGTAATGCTTGTTTATCGGGTTTTAATATGAAAATCGGGTGGGGTACTTTCCCTcctgtttcttaaaaaaaacttgagCATCATTAAAAATTTGAAGTGTTTGCGATGTTTTACTAAGGAGCTATGTTTTTGTAATGTCATAGAGCTAAAAGATTATTTTGGAGCAGCATTTCTCCGAATGAACTCTTTTGCAGTGATATGTTTCTAAACATCCTTTAGCAGTGCCCAGTGGCAAGTTATGCATATGAGTGGATGAGCTGTCAGTTGGCTGGTCAAACCAGGAATATGTCATCCAGAATATAAACCATGAGTTGGGGTTTGCGGACTATCGGGAATAAGATGGCAATTGTGGGTAAACAAATCCAGCACCTATCTGATTGAAGGATAACCAAGACTGTCATAAGTTCACAAAAAGATCAAGGACTTGTGTGTATGTTAAGCCCATATGTAATTCTGCTTTCTCATCCTGATTGTCATCTAAGAGTTCTATTCCCATGATTAGTACAGGAAGTTGGTAAGTTTTGTGCTATACTCTGTAATGCTAGCATCCCCAGCTCACCCTTTGAATTCCCGATGGTTGTGCAATTGTACATTGAACAATTTTCTTCCTTCAAATAAAGCCAGGTACAGGCTCTTGGTTTGAAACTACCATACGTGTAACATAAGAGGACGCCCAGCAATGCATGAAAACAGTACAAAACTATACCTCCTAACCACCAGTTCAAACTCAGCCGATGACTCGtcaaaaatcatgaaagaaaaaaatcaaagcgTTGAGTAAGCTAATAGAAATATGAGATTCACTTTCCTCCCACTAGCAAAGACTTGTCTCAACCACCATTATCACATGGCATACCCGCATGACAGAGAGCACCTGACAGGTAAAACTACAGTCTTTAAGACCAAAACAGGATACCACAAACAGTCAAATCCTACAAAACTATAGTTTCACCATGCAATTAACCACAGTTCCACAATCAGATAATCACCAGAACACATCAAAACCAACTAATTCTAAACATGATCGCAGTTCATCAACCAGAACAATCCCAAAATATCTAGAGTTACAAACAAGTAGTCTCAATTCTGCAGCCTGGGATCGTCATCTTCAGTCAGCTA includes:
- the LOC133929389 gene encoding putative ubiquitin-conjugating enzyme E2 38, with protein sequence MATRASKSYLCAGSSSFEDPDVVEVSPTVAAAVGWTSGHQKRKRSQVVPHEVIEIDADDDPEGVVIIGEKASVDKNKKAVVYPMDWPKHAKSSLFHDIAGPSKYTLKTTDPWLFDHSIYQDGPVYNYSDDYPYEGFEDDYAYDEDEYDDDGYDASFIESEYNYSLSAKFDDLDIPPGVEPSLPWLQKTSIEIANKTKPTKIMDEKIDEKYKAFKQFDTVDDYSDHFYSKPESRKLQVVKKPSKDWAKRIQHEWKVLEKDLPDTIFARAYEDRIDLLRAVIMGPAGTPYHDGLFFFDIYFPPQYPSVPPLVNYRAGGLRLNPNLYACGKVCLSLLNTWSGSGCEKWNPSNSTMLQVLVSIQALVLNAKPYFNEPGYAMHANTPHGEKKSLTYNEDTFLLSCRTMLYSLRNTPKNFEDFVAGHFRKYGRNILVACRAYLDGAQVGCLAKDGVQDVDEGDKSCSVSFKQSLKRLFEELLMAFTVKGANCDEFLTQNARSGSSTATADTTLRL